One window of the Nothobranchius furzeri strain GRZ-AD chromosome 3, NfurGRZ-RIMD1, whole genome shotgun sequence genome contains the following:
- the LOC107384531 gene encoding DDRGK domain-containing protein 1: MDVVLYIIAAVILVVLILFAVKLQGKTRNADEEHQREVVRAAGAPPRPLEDRGAGMPRRRRNNLAAMMANRRPQRPEQDEEPGEDEEVEQQNIQPTAKVGAKKLKKQEEKEARKAQREAEREEREERKRMQELREQERRQEEEKERLQEQKQEEEERRTKEEQERREEEEYLKLKSSFVIEEQGEEEQLSEDQSRNLLQDFIQYIESSKVVLLEDLASHFGMRTQDAISRLQDLLAEGTLTGVIDDRGKFIFITPEELDSVAQFVRQRGRVSITELAQASNSLINLIPESRNAA, from the exons ATGGATGTAGTTTTATATATAATAGCTGCTGTTATCCTCGTCGTTCTGATTTTATTTGCGGTAAAGCTGCAGGGGAAAACACGCAACG ctgatgaggaGCATCAGAGGGAGGTTGTCCGGGCAGCGGGGGCCCCTCCGCGGCCCCTGGAGGACCGGGGAGCCGGGATGCCTCGCAGGAGGAGGAACAACCTTGCTGCTATGATGGCTAACCGGCGCCCACAGAGACCAGAGCAAG ACGAGGAGCCTGGAGAGGATGAAGAGGTGGAGCAGCAGAACATCCAGCCTACAGCCAAGGTTGGAGCCAAGAAACTGAAGAAGCAGGAGGAGAAAGAAGCCAGGAAGGCCCAGAGAGAG GCAGAGAGGGAGGAGAGGGAAGAACGGAAGAGAATGCAGGAGCTCAGGGAGCAGGAAAGACgccaggaggaggagaaggagcgaCTGCAGGAGCAGAAGCAG gaggaggaggagcgccgAACTAAAGAGGAGCAGGAGCggcgggaggaggaggagtacCTTAAACTAAAGTCCTCATTTGTCATCGAGGAGcagggggaggaggagcagctgtctgaggatcag TCTCGCAACCTGCTGCAGGACTTCATCCAGTACATCGAG AGCTCCAAGGTGGTCCTCCTGGAGGACCTGGCCTCACATTTTGGGATGAGGACGCAGGACGCCATCTCCAGACTGCAGGACCTGTTAGCTGAAGGAACCCTCACAG GCGTCATCGACGACAGAGGGAAGTTCATCTTCATCACACCTGAGGAGCTGGACTCTGTGGCCCAGTTCGTCAGACAGAGAGGCCGAGTCTCCATCACAGAGCTGGCCCAGGCCAGCAACTCTCTCATCAATCTGATCCCAGAGAGCCGCAACGCCGCGTGA